One window of Sphingobacteriales bacterium genomic DNA carries:
- a CDS encoding CoA transferase, giving the protein MFDKLTVIELAGVLAGPAVGKFFTELGAKVVKIENKNGTGDITRTRRLPQEPTDNLSAYYCSVNWNKEIQFVDYNMPEDRNRVYDLLKKADVVITNFKSGDDLKFGMDYRTLQQLNPQLIYGQLTAFGPMSDRVGFDVVLQAESGFMFMNGTPQSGPLKMPVALIDVLAAHQLKQGILAALWQRQQTNKGCLVQVSLFDAAVSALANQATNWLMCGHIPQPMGTLHPNIAPYGEVFSCADGKSIVLAVGSDRQFTTLCHVLKIPKIPADERFKHVLQ; this is encoded by the coding sequence ATGTTTGATAAATTAACAGTGATTGAATTAGCCGGGGTATTAGCCGGACCTGCTGTCGGTAAGTTTTTTACCGAATTGGGAGCAAAGGTGGTGAAAATCGAAAACAAAAACGGAACAGGTGATATTACCCGTACCAGGAGACTGCCTCAAGAGCCGACCGACAACCTGTCCGCCTATTATTGCAGTGTAAATTGGAACAAAGAAATACAATTTGTTGACTATAATATGCCTGAAGATCGCAACAGAGTGTATGATCTCCTGAAAAAGGCCGATGTGGTGATTACCAACTTTAAATCGGGCGATGATTTAAAATTCGGAATGGATTATCGAACACTACAACAACTAAACCCTCAACTCATTTATGGACAACTCACTGCTTTTGGTCCAATGTCTGACCGGGTGGGTTTTGACGTTGTGCTTCAGGCAGAATCGGGTTTTATGTTTATGAACGGAACTCCGCAGAGCGGACCCTTAAAAATGCCGGTTGCCCTGATTGATGTGTTGGCAGCTCACCAACTCAAACAGGGTATTTTGGCAGCACTATGGCAGCGCCAACAAACAAATAAGGGTTGTCTGGTTCAGGTTTCGTTGTTTGATGCCGCCGTTTCTGCATTGGCCAATCAGGCCACCAACTGGCTGATGTGCGGACATATTCCCCAACCCATGGGAACGCTTCACCCCAACATCGCTCCTTATGGCGAAGTGTTTTCCTGTGCAGACGGAAAAAGCATTGTTTTGGCAGTTGGAAGCGACAGGCAGTTTACCACATTGTGCCACGTTCTCAAAATACCGAAAATACCTGCCGATGAGCGGTTTAAACATGTTTTGCAGTAA